In Candidatus Contubernalis alkalaceticus, the genomic window AATAATTCTTTTGTCCCTCGAATAATAGACTCAACTTCATTCTTTTCGATAAATGTTGCTCCTCTTATGCCTCTAACTAATCTGTTCACCAATGTCATCCCCTAATTACTGCGCCTCTTTTACAAATAATACAATATTTTTGTAACATTGGCAAGTCCTTTATTCTGTTATCACCCATCCCAGAAGTTCAATGGTTCCGTAAGTAATCACAAAAGCCTGTGACAAGGTAGAAGTCAAATCCTCTGAAGCATCACTTACCATGACTCTGACGGGAAAACTATAACTGCTTCCATCTATTTCAATAACATCCCCGGAATATACTTTTATTTCAACCTGGTTGTCCTGAAAACTATATTCTTTTTCATTGTTAATAATTACTTTCAAGTCTTCTAATGATGCCTCTGACTCAGCCTCAGCTGCCAACAGCATAAAATATTCTACATCGGATCCAATAGTATTAGAAGGTGAAACCACCGGCTGATCTTCTTCATAGTCTTCCAAGGGAATCCCCTCCCTCTGGTCAACCAAAGATAAAAATGAACGAACATTTTCATTGCTCATTACTACCTGAGTTACAATAAGCAGAACTAATAAACTGAGAGCCGCTCTAAACAAATAAAACTCAAACTTTTCCGTTACCCGGGCAAACCATCTTTCAAAACTCATAAAAATCCCCCGCTCATCCTATAAACTAAATATAATAACAATCTTACATTATATTATGTCTCAATGGCGGAAATCATTCTTTATACTTCTTCGCTTTTAAAAAAATCATATTCTTCATTTCTTCGTTAAACTTAAACAACAGTCTTTCCACCTGATGTTTAGACAAATCTATATTGTTTGGTTCCAGAATTTCAATTTTTCTAAATTCATCCTTCACAATAAATCTTACAATATCCTCGACATTGTATACCATCACCAGAAGTTCCATAGGAGCATAAGCAATTTCCTCCTCCAGTTCTTCATCATATACCCTGTATATTTCTCCCAGGTCTATGTTTTCCACCTTTACCCCCTGAATCGGGATATTCCTCCACATAGCAACCTGCTGTTCTCGCATGTCCTCTGCAATATTTTCTGAATTTTTCCGTCCAAAAAAAAATTTAGCTGATTTAGGCCTGCCCATATAGTCAAATCTAACTTTGAATTTTATGTTTTTTTTCATGATTAGTTCTTCATTTTTTTCACAAACCATATTATGTCCTCCTAAAAGAGGTAGTTACAGTAAAATAATAATATAAATCCTATTATTTCCTATTATTTATATGTTAATTCGTCAATGCAGTTAAAAACTCCTGCCCAAAACATGTCGAATCATATATCTTATTCATATTTTACAGGCCTTTTAGGTGACATGTATCGTTAAAAAGAATAACATAAGGCTGTTTTTCGTAGTATTGGAGAATACTCAAAGAGACGGGAGAAATAACCAGGCTGGATAGATGGGAAAGGTTCATATGTAGGGCCTTGGCAATAATGATTTTTATGGGGCCGCCATGGGAAACCAGCAGAATTTTTTCATCTTTCTTTACCAGGACAGTATCTAAAAAATTAATAACTCTATTTTTTACGTCAACCATAGATTCCCCCCCGGGAACAGGATAATTTACCGGATCCCGGAGCCAGGATTTATAATATTCCCTTTCCTGGCCGGTGATTTCTTGCAAGTTCTTTCCTTCCCAGCTGCCAAAGCTGACCTCCCTAAGTTTTTCAGTCCTAATGACTTCATTTTCCCTTCCTTCAGCAACAATTTCTGCAGTTTTCACCGCCCGGCTTAAATCACTGCAGTAAATAGAATCAAAATCAACCTTTATCAAACTTTCCGCCGCCCTTTTGGCCTGCAGCATACCCTTTGGGCTCAAATCTATGTCTTTCTGCCCCTGAAGGCGCCACTGGTCATTCCACAGGGTTTGACCATGTCTCAGCAGATAAATAGTCTTAAGCATTGATCCCACCACTCTCTTTGAAAGAATTAACGCCCACAAGAGTTTTCCCTCGGGGTATTTGTTTCTATCCCTGACTGATAACCTCCTGCAGAGCCCTGACTAAATTCCGATTCTCTTCCCTTTTTCTTACGGCTACCCGTATAAAATGGGAATCTAAGTTGGGATAATTTGAGCAGTCCCGGATCAATACCCCCTTTTGAGCTAGAGTCTCCCTAAGTCCTCCTGAAGTAAGGTTTTTTTGGGTTAGCTGGACAAAAATATAGTTTACCGAAGGGCAATAAGGTTTTAGCCCCTTAATTTTCTTCAGTTCTTGGTACAAATATTCCTTTTCTATGTCTACATACTTCCGACTTTTCTGAATATATTCTTCATCCAACAAACTTTCTTTTCCTGCTGTCTGTGCCAGGCTATTTACATTCCAAGGGTCTTTAGCCAAATGCATTTTTTTTATGATCTCTCCCGGTCCCACACCCCACCCCAACCGCAGCCCCGGTATAGCAAAAAATTTAGTCATAGACCGTAATATAAACACGTTATCTAAATACTCCTTTTCAAAAAGAAAGGAATATTTCTTTTCATCCTTCAAGAAATCCATAAAAGCTTCATCCAGCACCATAAAAAGGTTATTCCTTTGAGCAATGTCAACAATCTCCCTTACCTGTTCCCTATCCCACAAAGTTCCAGTAGGATTGTTGGGATTACATAAAAAAAGCACATCGTTTTTAACAGCTTGCTTTTTCAACTGCTCAAGGGGAAAGGAAAACTCATCTTCTTTATTCAATTTCAAAAAATGCACTTCACTGCCCACACTCATGGCTGCAAACTGGTATTCAATAAAGGTAGGTGCCGGAATTAATACATTACAGGGTTGGAGTACTTTCATTAAAATAAAAATGAGTTCACTGGCTCCATTTCCAAAAATGAGGTTTTCATTATTAAGGGGGTAAAATTTTTTTAAAGCCTCCCGTAATTCCCAGCATTCCGGATCCGGATAATTGATTATTTGCCATAAACTTTCTTTTATCTTCCCCACTGCTTTAGAGGAAGGCCCCAGGGGATTAATGTTCGCACTAAAATCAATCAGTTCCTCTTTACTCAAGCCCAACTTTTTCCCCATTTTTTCTACGTCTCCACCATGAATTCTATTGGTCATACCCTTCATCCTTTAATGTTATTTTTTAGAAAAGCAGCATAACTGTTAAAACCAGCACGTCTGCCATTTCTATAGTGGCTCCCAAAGTATCCCCTGTGATTCCCCCAATCTTTCTTTTAAGATAACCATTCCATAAAAAAAGAAAGAGAATTAAAACTGCAGAAATACTAAAAACCCTAAACCCAATAACTGGAAACACTAAAAGCAAGCTGAAAGCCGTAGTTACTAAAACTTGTTTCCAACCCACTCCGTCTATCATTACCTTCCCCAGACCGTAGCCCTCCCGAGCATAATCCCCCATAGGCATAGAAACTACAACAGCCAACCGGGATAAAATAGGCATTACCAGTAAAACATCTGGGAAAACGTGTATACTAAGATTTTGTAAAAAACTCAACTTAACAATTAATAAAATAATTGCACCTAAAACCCCAAAAGCACCTACCCTGCTGTCCTTCATGATTTCCAGGGCTCTTTCCTTTTCCGCACCACTTCCCAGGGCATCCATAGTATCCATAAAACCATCCATGTGCAGGCCTCCCGTAAGAAAAACCAGGGAGGCCAATATCACTGTGGGTATAACCCCTGAAGGCATTACCCCGCTTACCAGTTGGTTTATAAAAAACAAAATTATACCGATAATCAACCCGATAAGAGGATAAAAATAAATAGATTTTAAAAGTTCATCCTCCTCTATGCTGCCTTTCACGGTAACTGGTATACGGGTTAAAAACTGCATAGCAATCAAAAATGCTTTCATGGAATCGCCTCTTTCCTTTTTCAAGTACATTACTTAAATATTATCTGTAAAGCTTAGGACCAAAAGGTTCCACATGTCTTTAATTAATTAATATTTTTATGATTATTCCTACGGCCAACGTTATGAATGAAGTGAGATACATAAGTCTTACGGAATAAAGAATATCCCGGGGTTCAATATCCCGGGTCTTAATACCTATAACAGGTCTTTTGGAGGGAACCCCCAGATAAAAGTTGGTTCCTCCCAGCTGAATTCCCAGGACTCCTGCGGTAACCGCCTCGGAATATCCGCTATTAGGACTGGGATGATTCCGGGAATCCGTCAGCAGAACCTTCCATCCCCTTTTCCAATTATATCTTAAAAGCAGGGAGCAAAAAAGCATGAACATCGCAGTCAACCTGGCCGGTATATAATTCACCAAGTCATCTAATTTTGCCGCAAATCTTCCAAAATATGCATACCGTTGATTGTTATACCCTATCATAGAATCCATAGTATTGATGGCTTTATAAAGCAAAGCCAAAGGCAGCCCGCCTAAAAGAGCATAAAATAAAGGCGCTGTAACCCCATCCACAGTATTTTCAGCAACAGTTTCCACCGCCGCCCGGGCAA contains:
- a CDS encoding histidine phosphatase family protein — protein: MLKTIYLLRHGQTLWNDQWRLQGQKDIDLSPKGMLQAKRAAESLIKVDFDSIYCSDLSRAVKTAEIVAEGRENEVIRTEKLREVSFGSWEGKNLQEITGQEREYYKSWLRDPVNYPVPGGESMVDVKNRVINFLDTVLVKKDEKILLVSHGGPIKIIIAKALHMNLSHLSSLVISPVSLSILQYYEKQPYVILFNDTCHLKGL
- the cobD gene encoding threonine-phosphate decarboxylase CobD produces the protein MTNRIHGGDVEKMGKKLGLSKEELIDFSANINPLGPSSKAVGKIKESLWQIINYPDPECWELREALKKFYPLNNENLIFGNGASELIFILMKVLQPCNVLIPAPTFIEYQFAAMSVGSEVHFLKLNKEDEFSFPLEQLKKQAVKNDVLFLCNPNNPTGTLWDREQVREIVDIAQRNNLFMVLDEAFMDFLKDEKKYSFLFEKEYLDNVFILRSMTKFFAIPGLRLGWGVGPGEIIKKMHLAKDPWNVNSLAQTAGKESLLDEEYIQKSRKYVDIEKEYLYQELKKIKGLKPYCPSVNYIFVQLTQKNLTSGGLRETLAQKGVLIRDCSNYPNLDSHFIRVAVRKREENRNLVRALQEVISQG
- the cobS gene encoding adenosylcobinamide-GDP ribazoletransferase, whose protein sequence is MKAFLIAMQFLTRIPVTVKGSIEEDELLKSIYFYPLIGLIIGIILFFINQLVSGVMPSGVIPTVILASLVFLTGGLHMDGFMDTMDALGSGAEKERALEIMKDSRVGAFGVLGAIILLIVKLSFLQNLSIHVFPDVLLVMPILSRLAVVVSMPMGDYAREGYGLGKVMIDGVGWKQVLVTTAFSLLLVFPVIGFRVFSISAVLILFLFLWNGYLKRKIGGITGDTLGATIEMADVLVLTVMLLF
- the cbiB gene encoding adenosylcobinamide-phosphate synthase CbiB, with the translated sequence MELLIIAYCVDLVVGDPRWIPHPVVIIGKFIIFLENKLYNENLSPRILYYRGFLLALVVMIFTLGSIGVILCTSRFIDPYLYSLVYIWFLASTLAVKGLGQAGLDILKSLEKNSIQNARKKTGEIVGRDTENLSEIEVARAAVETVAENTVDGVTAPLFYALLGGLPLALLYKAINTMDSMIGYNNQRYAYFGRFAAKLDDLVNYIPARLTAMFMLFCSLLLRYNWKRGWKVLLTDSRNHPSPNSGYSEAVTAGVLGIQLGGTNFYLGVPSKRPVIGIKTRDIEPRDILYSVRLMYLTSFITLAVGIIIKILIN